In a single window of the Chlamydiales bacterium genome:
- the kdsB gene encoding 3-deoxy-manno-octulosonate cytidylyltransferase, protein MRWHAKEMFSSPFPHAHIIGVIPARFESSRFRGKPLALISGKSLIQRTYENAKRFKELKEIIVATDDMRISEHVKSFGGNVIMTSPNHATGTDRLAEVISKYSDFDSIDLVFNIQGDEPCLEPSVVSAVITALIEDSSAVMATAVVPLRSKEDALNHSVVKCVMDLKGNALYFSRSLIPQNKSGTFDPSYTYYKHLGAYCYTPEFLLNYSSLSPTPLENIENLEQLRVLEHGFRIKVACIEEKITSISVDRPDDIKKVEEWLLHNQSL, encoded by the coding sequence ATGAGGTGGCACGCAAAAGAGATGTTTTCAAGCCCCTTTCCCCATGCCCATATTATTGGCGTTATACCAGCTCGTTTTGAGAGCTCCAGATTCAGGGGCAAGCCACTTGCGCTTATCTCGGGAAAGAGCCTTATACAACGCACCTATGAAAATGCCAAACGCTTTAAGGAATTAAAAGAAATTATCGTTGCAACAGATGATATGCGCATCTCTGAGCATGTAAAGAGCTTTGGTGGAAATGTCATCATGACGTCCCCAAATCATGCAACAGGAACGGATCGTCTTGCGGAAGTTATCTCCAAATACAGTGATTTTGACAGTATCGATCTTGTATTTAACATCCAAGGGGATGAGCCTTGCTTGGAGCCAAGTGTTGTAAGTGCTGTAATTACTGCCTTAATAGAAGATAGCAGTGCAGTTATGGCAACTGCCGTAGTTCCATTAAGATCCAAGGAAGATGCTCTTAATCATTCTGTTGTAAAATGCGTTATGGATCTTAAAGGAAATGCTCTCTATTTTAGCAGATCTCTTATTCCACAAAATAAAAGTGGAACGTTTGATCCATCCTATACTTATTATAAACATCTTGGCGCTTATTGCTACACTCCAGAATTTCTTTTAAACTACTCATCATTATCGCCTACTCCTTTAGAAAATATCGAAAATTTGGAACAACTTCGTGTGCTTGAACATGGTTTTCGCATTAAGGTTGCATGCATTGAAGAGAAGATTACATCCATTAGCGTTGACAGACCAGATGACATTAAAAAAGTTGAAGAGTGGCTTTTACATAACCAGTCTTTATAA
- a CDS encoding plasma-membrane proton-efflux P-type ATPase, with protein sequence MELNGLSSEESQQLLQKYGPNTLPEEKHNLLIVFLRKFWAPVPWMLEVIVLLEIILEKFVEAWVIGVLILFNATLSFFQEGRAKNALRLLRNKLDVQARVLRDNEWKLLSAQKLVPKDIIRIRMGDIVPADVKLLSGHVLIDQSAITGESLPVEPLIGKAAYAGSIVKHGEAYAEVTSTGKNTYYGKTAEIMRSTKTPSHLEKTIFSIIKYLAAFDVVLIIFVSSYSLYNGITLSEILPFSLLLLVASVPVALPATYALSTALGSIELAKAGVLVTQLSAIEEAAAMNILCIDKTGTITQNSLRVSSLRSYLPYTNDDLLCLASMACEKATQDPLDLAILKAAKECLSEFSTSEKQQFIPFDPDRKCSEATIHYDGQDLHVLKGAPSELVKMINGNTDLSKDLDLLSSDGSRILGIIFGVKDEFKLVGLIALQDPPRETSKGSINEIHDLGVRVMMITGDGSATARSIAAQVGIGFKATSRDDIQQLAKEKIAESDIIAGVFPEDKFHIIQLLQSQGYICGMTGDGVNDAPALKKAEVGIAVSSATDVAKAAASLVLTNPGLVDIVEAIKSSRQIYQRMLTYTMNKIIKTLEISVLLGLGLIITNNFIISQLLIVLLLFANDFVTMSLSTDKVSFSKKPDKWEIKNLTFIGGVFAVFMLGLSFFILFAGSTFLHLSILELRTLIFLTLVFTGQATIYLVRERKHFWHSMPSSWMIACSLLDILIVSIMAINGFLMTPISFYLVLGLFATVVIYFIFLDFLKIRIFRFFNL encoded by the coding sequence ATGGAATTAAATGGCCTATCTTCAGAAGAATCTCAGCAGCTTTTGCAAAAATATGGCCCTAATACTTTACCAGAAGAAAAACATAACCTTCTTATCGTATTCCTACGCAAATTTTGGGCTCCAGTTCCCTGGATGCTTGAAGTCATTGTTTTATTAGAAATCATTTTAGAAAAATTTGTAGAAGCCTGGGTCATTGGGGTACTTATTTTATTTAATGCAACTCTTAGCTTTTTCCAAGAGGGTAGGGCAAAGAATGCATTGCGTTTATTGAGAAATAAACTCGACGTCCAAGCACGAGTCTTGCGAGATAATGAATGGAAACTCTTATCGGCTCAAAAACTTGTTCCAAAGGATATTATTCGCATCCGAATGGGTGATATTGTTCCTGCCGATGTGAAATTGTTAAGCGGGCATGTTTTAATTGATCAATCTGCGATAACTGGCGAATCCCTACCTGTTGAACCACTCATCGGAAAGGCTGCTTACGCTGGATCCATAGTTAAACATGGCGAAGCCTATGCCGAAGTTACATCCACAGGGAAAAATACGTATTACGGCAAAACAGCTGAGATAATGCGCTCTACAAAAACTCCTAGCCATCTTGAAAAAACAATATTTTCTATTATTAAATATCTTGCTGCATTTGACGTTGTATTAATAATTTTTGTATCTAGTTATTCTCTATACAACGGAATTACTTTATCTGAAATTCTTCCATTTTCCCTGCTTCTTCTCGTAGCTTCTGTGCCAGTCGCTCTACCAGCCACGTATGCTTTATCTACTGCTTTGGGATCTATTGAACTTGCCAAAGCCGGTGTTCTTGTTACTCAACTATCTGCAATTGAAGAAGCTGCTGCTATGAATATTTTATGCATAGATAAAACGGGGACAATCACACAAAATTCTCTTAGAGTTTCATCGTTACGCTCATATTTACCTTATACAAATGATGACCTTTTGTGTTTAGCGTCGATGGCATGTGAAAAAGCCACACAAGACCCACTTGACCTTGCTATTTTAAAAGCTGCTAAAGAGTGCTTATCAGAATTTTCTACATCAGAGAAACAGCAATTTATACCTTTTGATCCCGACAGAAAATGCTCAGAGGCAACTATTCATTATGATGGTCAAGACCTACACGTTCTTAAAGGAGCCCCTTCAGAGCTTGTAAAGATGATTAATGGAAATACAGATTTGTCTAAAGACCTTGACCTGCTATCTTCCGATGGATCTCGCATATTAGGAATAATTTTTGGGGTAAAAGATGAGTTCAAATTAGTTGGCCTGATAGCATTACAAGATCCTCCTAGAGAAACCTCTAAAGGATCTATAAATGAAATACACGATCTGGGAGTAAGAGTTATGATGATCACAGGGGATGGCTCTGCAACAGCACGATCCATTGCAGCCCAAGTTGGAATCGGATTTAAAGCTACTTCTAGGGATGATATCCAACAATTAGCGAAAGAGAAAATAGCAGAAAGTGACATTATTGCTGGGGTTTTCCCAGAAGATAAATTCCATATCATTCAACTGCTGCAAAGTCAAGGGTACATATGTGGAATGACTGGGGATGGAGTCAATGATGCTCCAGCACTTAAAAAGGCTGAGGTAGGAATTGCAGTAAGCAGTGCCACTGACGTAGCTAAAGCCGCAGCTAGCTTAGTTCTAACAAACCCTGGATTAGTCGATATTGTAGAAGCCATAAAGTCGAGTAGACAAATTTATCAGCGAATGTTGACATATACAATGAATAAAATCATTAAAACACTAGAAATCTCTGTTTTGCTAGGCCTTGGATTGATAATTACAAATAACTTTATAATTTCTCAACTACTAATCGTACTATTATTATTTGCCAATGACTTTGTTACCATGTCTCTATCAACTGATAAGGTATCTTTTTCTAAGAAGCCAGACAAATGGGAGATCAAGAATCTGACTTTTATAGGAGGTGTTTTTGCTGTTTTTATGCTAGGATTATCTTTTTTTATTCTATTTGCTGGGAGTACGTTTCTTCATTTATCTATACTGGAACTAAGAACATTGATTTTTTTGACTCTTGTTTTTACAGGACAAGCAACTATTTACCTAGTACGTGAACGCAAGCATTTTTGGCATTCTATGCCAAGCTCCTGGATGATCGCATGCTCTTTATTAGACATTCTTATCGTAAGCATTATGGCAATAAACGGATTTCTAATGACACCAATAAGTTTTTATTTAGTGCTTGGATTATTCGCTACTGTTGTCATTTATTTTATTTTTTTGGATTTTTTAAAGATTAGGATTTTCAGATTCTTTAACTTATAA
- a CDS encoding DUF502 domain-containing protein, with the protein MFGKIFLKGLMAVLPIAITLTLVIWILDAIERVFGFFIKAIVGPEHYYPGSGVIVGLVFVFIVGLIMNAWIVQKIYSYSDSILKRIPLVKSLYGSICDMMNFFKAKKDGSEVVMVTIGENKVLGIVTRDSFLDLPKGIGSSGEVAVYIPMSYQLGGFTLILPKSSVTKIDMSIEKAMRFAVTAGMQVSTPRDFHNA; encoded by the coding sequence ATGTTTGGTAAAATTTTTCTTAAAGGACTTATGGCGGTATTGCCAATTGCCATTACGCTTACATTGGTCATTTGGATTTTAGATGCTATTGAAAGAGTCTTTGGTTTTTTTATTAAAGCAATAGTAGGGCCAGAACATTACTATCCAGGATCTGGAGTGATTGTAGGGCTTGTTTTTGTTTTTATAGTCGGCTTAATTATGAATGCCTGGATTGTACAAAAAATCTACTCCTACTCAGATTCTATTTTAAAGCGCATTCCTTTGGTAAAATCCCTTTATGGCTCCATTTGTGATATGATGAACTTCTTTAAAGCAAAAAAAGATGGCAGCGAAGTTGTAATGGTTACAATTGGAGAAAACAAGGTTTTGGGCATTGTTACAAGAGACTCCTTTTTAGACCTTCCAAAAGGTATTGGAAGTAGTGGAGAAGTTGCTGTATATATTCCTATGAGTTATCAACTAGGCGGCTTTACTTTAATTCTTCCTAAAAGCTCCGTTACAAAGATCGATATGTCCATTGAAAAAGCGATGCGCTTTGCCGTAACTGCTGGTATGCAAGTTTCAACTCCAAGAGATTTTCATAATGCATAG
- the ruvX gene encoding Holliday junction resolvase RuvX, with amino-acid sequence MGRVVGIDFGTVRFGIAISDETKMLARVLTTLIAEKKSEATIAKLLKELEPYTIDEIIIGYPLHMNGKLGFLADEVNHFVALLKTRVTIPITIWDERLTTVQAERSLREASLSRKKRSKIIDSITAVILLQSYLDHLSFKKGNSHVW; translated from the coding sequence GTGGGTAGAGTTGTTGGAATAGACTTTGGTACTGTGCGCTTTGGTATTGCAATTTCTGATGAAACCAAAATGCTTGCTAGAGTTCTAACAACACTTATAGCAGAAAAAAAGTCAGAAGCTACAATAGCTAAGCTTTTAAAAGAGTTGGAGCCTTATACAATTGATGAAATAATTATAGGCTATCCCCTTCATATGAATGGAAAGCTTGGCTTTTTGGCAGATGAGGTCAATCATTTTGTTGCTCTTCTCAAAACAAGAGTAACTATCCCTATCACCATATGGGATGAAAGACTTACAACGGTGCAAGCAGAACGCTCTCTTAGAGAAGCAAGCTTAAGCCGCAAAAAACGCAGTAAAATTATTGACAGCATTACTGCTGTCATTCTTTTACAATCTTATCTCGATCATCTTTCTTTCAAAAAGGGAAACTCTCATGTTTGGTAA
- a CDS encoding dicarboxylate/amino acid:cation symporter: MTKARKNQMLIRVTIAIILAIVVGKFSQGVSIGGTDLVSIYDLCGQLFLNALMMIMVPLVASSIIAGIGGLTSDGSFGRLGLKTFFYYVLTVLIAILIGLGLVSMISFDHVKLDMSTLMNMAPVDIQLPSTGDALAKQVLFKVLPSNVFAAASQGNMLGIIFFSILFGFALSKIRGSSQEILLKFWQGMFAVMMKVTHMILVFLPLGVFFLVAKTVAHTGFQSIASVGLFVMVVLLGLAIFLFIALPILLFLRGASVSKYFRAVSPALITAFSTSSSAATLPVTMECVEKRAGVSNKVCSFVVPLGTSVNMTGSALYECVGVLFIAAMVGVDLSFLQQGLVIILSLLAAMGMAGIPSASLISLVVILNTLGLPPESIALVVPVERILDMFRTVVNVASEAGCAVMVARWEGEDVLPK; the protein is encoded by the coding sequence ATGACAAAAGCACGTAAAAATCAAATGCTCATCAGGGTGACAATTGCAATCATTCTAGCAATAGTCGTTGGTAAATTCAGTCAAGGGGTTTCAATTGGAGGAACAGACCTTGTAAGCATCTATGATCTTTGCGGACAGCTTTTTCTCAATGCCCTTATGATGATCATGGTGCCACTTGTGGCATCTTCTATTATTGCCGGAATAGGTGGCCTTACATCAGATGGCTCATTTGGAAGACTTGGTTTAAAAACCTTTTTTTATTATGTGCTCACTGTCTTGATTGCTATTTTAATTGGTCTTGGGCTTGTTTCTATGATCTCATTTGATCATGTAAAGCTCGACATGAGCACTTTGATGAACATGGCCCCTGTAGATATCCAGCTTCCATCAACTGGCGATGCTCTTGCAAAACAGGTCCTGTTTAAAGTGTTGCCAAGTAATGTATTTGCAGCAGCCTCTCAAGGAAATATGCTAGGAATTATCTTCTTTAGCATACTCTTTGGATTTGCTCTTTCAAAAATTCGAGGATCATCTCAGGAAATACTTTTAAAGTTTTGGCAAGGTATGTTTGCAGTCATGATGAAAGTGACTCACATGATCTTAGTTTTCTTGCCCCTGGGCGTCTTTTTCCTTGTAGCCAAAACAGTTGCTCATACAGGCTTTCAATCAATTGCCTCTGTTGGCCTATTTGTGATGGTTGTTCTTTTGGGTCTTGCTATTTTCTTATTTATAGCTCTTCCTATCCTGCTGTTTTTGCGAGGTGCAAGCGTTTCCAAATATTTTCGTGCAGTATCCCCTGCCCTGATTACGGCTTTTAGCACAAGTTCTTCTGCAGCTACACTTCCTGTTACAATGGAGTGTGTAGAAAAGAGAGCTGGTGTTTCTAATAAAGTTTGTAGTTTTGTGGTTCCTCTTGGCACAAGCGTTAATATGACAGGATCTGCTCTTTATGAATGTGTGGGTGTTCTTTTCATTGCTGCAATGGTAGGTGTAGATCTAAGCTTTTTACAGCAAGGTCTTGTGATTATACTATCCCTTCTTGCTGCTATGGGAATGGCAGGTATACCTTCTGCTAGTTTAATTTCACTCGTTGTAATTTTAAATACCTTAGGGCTTCCCCCAGAAAGCATCGCCCTTGTTGTTCCTGTAGAGCGCATACTCGATATGTTTAGAACTGTTGTAAACGTTGCAAGTGAAGCTGGCTGTGCTGTCATGGTTGCACGCTGGGAAGGCGAAGATGTTCTTCCCAAATAA
- a CDS encoding CTP synthase, protein MHQKYIFITGGVVSSLGKGLTSASIAMLLERQGLKVALLKLDPYLNVDPGTMSPYQHGEVYVTDDGAETDLDLGHYFRYTDSPLSKASNATSGQIYDTVIKRERRGDYLGKTVQVIPHITDEIKQRIINCTKQSIHSDVILVEIGGTVGDIESLPFFEAIRQFRYEHPKSCINVHLTYVPYLKAAGEVKTKPTQQSVQVLREIGIIPDILLCRSEVHLSEEIKDKISLFCSVPKKAVFEEVDVEFSIYEVPVDLKKQGVDEKICELLQLSYNKDIKLVDWEKIVNTIKHPKGSITIGIVGKYVQHQDAYKSVYEAINHAAIAAGYSLEIKRFESDKAVQEDKLDPLITGCDGYLVPGGFGERGWLGKILTAKYCRENHIPYFGLCLGMQVLIVEFARHVAHLLEANSTEMDPATKDPVISLLSEQIGVQDLGGTMRLGAYECKLQPGTLAYKAYGKNIISERHRHRYEFNNAYKKLLEQSGLILSGVWEEGNLCEIAEVKGHPWMLGVQYHPEFKSKPTDAHPLFRDFILAVIAYKEQRRG, encoded by the coding sequence ATGCATCAAAAGTATATTTTTATTACAGGTGGAGTCGTTTCATCGCTTGGAAAGGGCTTAACATCCGCATCAATTGCCATGCTTCTTGAAAGACAAGGCTTGAAAGTTGCACTTTTAAAGCTAGATCCCTACCTCAATGTTGATCCAGGAACGATGAGCCCATACCAGCATGGTGAAGTCTATGTGACAGATGACGGCGCAGAAACAGATCTTGATCTTGGACACTACTTTCGTTATACGGACTCCCCTCTTTCTAAGGCTTCCAATGCAACTTCTGGTCAGATCTATGATACAGTCATTAAAAGAGAGAGAAGAGGTGATTACCTTGGAAAAACTGTTCAAGTTATTCCGCACATAACTGATGAGATCAAGCAACGCATCATTAACTGCACAAAACAATCTATTCACTCTGATGTAATTTTAGTAGAAATTGGTGGTACAGTAGGTGATATTGAGTCACTACCCTTCTTTGAAGCCATCAGACAATTTCGCTATGAGCATCCTAAATCTTGCATCAATGTCCATTTAACTTATGTGCCTTATTTAAAAGCAGCTGGCGAAGTGAAAACTAAGCCTACACAGCAATCTGTGCAAGTTTTACGAGAAATTGGAATTATTCCAGATATCCTGCTTTGTCGCAGTGAAGTCCATTTGTCTGAAGAAATAAAAGATAAGATCAGCCTATTTTGCAGTGTCCCCAAGAAAGCTGTTTTTGAAGAGGTTGATGTAGAATTTAGCATTTATGAAGTCCCTGTTGATTTGAAAAAACAAGGTGTAGATGAAAAAATCTGCGAATTATTACAACTCTCTTATAATAAGGATATTAAGCTCGTAGACTGGGAAAAGATTGTTAATACCATAAAACATCCCAAAGGATCGATCACAATTGGTATTGTTGGTAAATATGTTCAGCATCAAGACGCCTACAAATCAGTTTATGAGGCGATCAACCATGCGGCAATTGCTGCTGGATATTCTCTGGAAATTAAACGCTTTGAATCTGATAAAGCTGTACAAGAAGATAAGTTAGATCCTCTCATTACAGGATGTGATGGTTATCTTGTTCCAGGAGGCTTTGGTGAGCGTGGCTGGCTTGGAAAGATTTTAACTGCAAAATATTGTAGAGAAAACCATATCCCCTATTTTGGGCTATGCCTTGGCATGCAAGTGCTGATTGTCGAATTTGCACGGCATGTGGCTCATCTTTTGGAGGCTAATTCTACTGAGATGGACCCTGCAACAAAAGATCCTGTTATCTCCCTTTTAAGTGAGCAAATAGGTGTACAAGATCTTGGTGGTACAATGCGCCTTGGCGCCTATGAATGTAAATTACAGCCTGGCACACTCGCTTATAAAGCTTATGGCAAGAATATCATAAGCGAGCGCCACCGACACCGTTATGAGTTCAACAATGCTTATAAAAAACTCCTAGAACAATCGGGACTTATTTTGTCTGGTGTATGGGAAGAGGGCAATTTATGTGAAATTGCGGAAGTTAAGGGCCATCCATGGATGCTTGGCGTGCAGTATCATCCTGAATTTAAATCTAAGCCAACAGATGCACATCCTCTCTTTAGAGACTTTATATTGGCAGTCATTGCATATAAGGAACAAAGGCGTGGGTAG
- a CDS encoding FAD-binding protein: MLYKSLKQHAEDVKAIQEHFKRISAEKISLQPAKNLQSNMTLERHYKEKTANLNINNLNAIISINKEYVHVEPKVTMDMLLKETLSENLVPYVLPEFKGITVGGAIMGASLESSSHAFGQFNDNCIEYEVLLDDGSVVIATPTENSDLFYALSSSYGTLGIILSAKIKLTRASKWVLLEYHHFTDNKKMLIALENFYSENTAPDYIEAIIFSKSHSVIITGKKVFTLLKQIKKNHLYCQKPWFYSHVEQATEKELVPLYDYLFRYDKGAFWMGSYLANWRSLWQYLTKVKDNKPLTTHQKVPSSILNEMVPLIFGKFLGSTNLYKALHAMPKGWFKNNFVVQDFYIPVEKALEFIEHAIETTQIFPLWVCPIKSTQSGQILAPHYTTEDSMLLDIGIYGAPRTDLGAIYHTKDLEKKAFMLNGRKMLYADTFYTKNEFWAIYQKSSYDFIRKTYHADKAFLPIDEKVLSL; the protein is encoded by the coding sequence ATGCTATATAAAAGTCTAAAACAACATGCAGAAGATGTAAAAGCTATTCAAGAGCATTTTAAAAGGATCTCTGCAGAAAAAATTTCTTTGCAGCCAGCCAAAAATTTACAATCTAATATGACTCTTGAAAGGCATTATAAAGAAAAGACAGCTAATTTAAATATCAACAATCTCAATGCAATTATCAGTATCAACAAAGAGTATGTACACGTAGAGCCGAAAGTTACTATGGATATGCTTCTAAAAGAAACTTTGAGCGAAAATCTTGTTCCTTATGTACTTCCAGAGTTTAAAGGCATTACTGTAGGAGGCGCTATCATGGGAGCATCTCTTGAAAGTAGTTCTCATGCCTTTGGACAATTTAACGACAATTGCATTGAGTATGAAGTACTTCTTGATGATGGTTCTGTTGTAATTGCAACACCTACGGAGAATAGTGATCTATTTTATGCCCTCTCTTCATCTTATGGAACACTTGGTATTATTCTTTCTGCAAAAATTAAGTTAACAAGGGCAAGTAAATGGGTGCTTCTTGAGTATCATCATTTTACAGATAACAAAAAAATGCTTATAGCCCTTGAGAATTTTTATAGTGAAAACACGGCTCCTGATTATATAGAAGCCATTATTTTTTCAAAAAGTCATTCTGTAATTATCACGGGAAAAAAAGTTTTTACACTTTTGAAACAAATTAAAAAAAATCATTTATATTGCCAGAAACCTTGGTTCTATTCTCACGTAGAACAGGCTACAGAGAAGGAACTTGTTCCCCTTTATGATTATCTCTTCCGCTATGATAAGGGGGCCTTTTGGATGGGATCTTACCTTGCTAATTGGAGATCACTCTGGCAGTACTTGACGAAAGTAAAGGATAATAAGCCCCTTACAACGCATCAAAAAGTCCCCTCTTCTATTTTAAATGAGATGGTTCCTCTTATTTTTGGTAAATTTTTAGGCAGCACTAACCTTTATAAAGCCCTTCACGCTATGCCAAAGGGGTGGTTTAAAAATAACTTTGTGGTACAAGATTTTTATATTCCAGTTGAAAAGGCCCTTGAATTTATCGAGCATGCAATAGAGACTACTCAAATTTTTCCTCTTTGGGTCTGCCCGATAAAGAGTACTCAATCTGGACAAATTTTAGCTCCTCACTATACAACAGAAGACTCAATGCTTCTAGATATAGGCATTTATGGGGCTCCAAGAACGGACCTTGGGGCTATTTATCATACAAAAGATCTAGAAAAAAAGGCATTCATGTTAAATGGGCGAAAAATGCTTTATGCAGATACCTTCTATACAAAGAATGAGTTTTGGGCCATCTACCAAAAAAGTAGCTATGATTTCATTAGAAAAACTTATCACGCAGATAAAGCTTTTTTGCCCATCGATGAAAAAGTTTTAAGTCTTTAG
- a CDS encoding peptide chain release factor 3, with translation MENTLQEAIAKRRTFAIISHPDAGKTTLTEKLLLYSGMLQTAGMVKGRKGRKAALSDWMAMEQERGISITSSAMQFSYKDIIVNVLDTPGHADFSEDTYRTLTAADCAIMVIDAAKGVEKQTRKLFEVCRLRKIPVLTFINKMDMPGRDPLDLMEEVENVLQIHSYAMNWPIGTGKEFKGIVDRTNSECIFFTKTSHGGAQKAEIRKIPLDSLEARKEIGDLLYETVLQELELLELAGNKFFEKDFLAGDVTPVFFASALTNFGVEPFFDAFIHLAPCPHARLANKLDGTDVEIDPVNTPLSGYVFKLQANMDRRHRDSMAFLRICSGRFERDLVVKHHRLGREIRLSRPHGMVAGERTTLDYAYPGDIIGVINPSLFSIGDTISITGGFNFKPLPQFQPEIFAKLHPKDVGKRKSFDKGVLQLVDEGAVQLLHSDGEYIFAAVGQLQFEVMQYRLKDEYGVETSLTPLSYSCSAWIIGDIKTYVKPTNALLVKDRQGRDMALFNSQWEKQYSIKQNPNHQLIDFLA, from the coding sequence ATGGAAAATACACTACAAGAAGCGATCGCAAAAAGACGCACATTTGCAATCATTAGCCACCCAGATGCTGGAAAGACAACGCTTACAGAAAAGCTACTACTTTACTCTGGTATGTTGCAAACAGCAGGTATGGTAAAGGGTAGAAAGGGGAGGAAAGCGGCTCTTTCTGATTGGATGGCAATGGAGCAAGAAAGGGGCATATCAATTACTTCATCGGCTATGCAGTTTTCTTATAAAGATATTATTGTAAATGTCCTGGATACGCCAGGTCATGCTGATTTTTCGGAAGATACTTATCGAACACTCACTGCTGCAGATTGTGCTATCATGGTGATCGATGCCGCAAAGGGCGTGGAAAAACAAACTCGCAAGTTGTTTGAAGTATGTCGTTTGCGAAAAATTCCCGTGCTTACATTCATCAATAAAATGGATATGCCAGGAAGAGATCCTCTAGACTTGATGGAAGAGGTGGAAAATGTACTTCAAATCCATTCCTATGCAATGAATTGGCCCATTGGTACGGGCAAAGAGTTTAAAGGTATTGTAGATCGCACAAATAGTGAATGCATTTTTTTTACAAAAACCTCCCATGGAGGTGCGCAAAAAGCTGAAATAAGAAAAATTCCTCTTGATAGTTTAGAGGCTAGAAAGGAGATTGGAGATTTATTATATGAAACAGTTCTTCAGGAATTAGAGCTTCTTGAATTAGCTGGTAATAAATTTTTTGAAAAAGATTTTCTTGCTGGAGATGTAACACCTGTATTTTTTGCATCTGCGCTTACAAACTTTGGTGTAGAGCCCTTCTTTGATGCGTTTATTCACTTAGCTCCCTGCCCACATGCCCGTCTTGCTAATAAGTTAGATGGAACAGATGTTGAAATAGATCCAGTAAATACGCCTCTTAGTGGTTATGTATTTAAGTTACAAGCAAATATGGATAGAAGGCATCGTGATAGCATGGCTTTCTTGCGCATTTGCTCTGGTCGCTTTGAGCGAGATCTAGTTGTTAAGCACCACAGGCTCGGACGAGAGATTAGGCTATCAAGACCGCATGGTATGGTAGCAGGAGAGCGCACAACATTAGATTATGCTTATCCAGGTGATATCATAGGTGTGATTAACCCCTCTCTTTTTTCGATAGGAGATACAATTTCCATAACGGGTGGTTTTAACTTCAAACCACTACCACAATTTCAGCCAGAAATTTTTGCAAAATTGCACCCCAAAGATGTTGGCAAAAGAAAGTCTTTTGATAAAGGTGTATTGCAACTTGTTGATGAGGGTGCAGTTCAACTTTTACATTCCGATGGAGAGTATATTTTTGCAGCGGTAGGACAGTTACAGTTTGAGGTGATGCAATACCGTCTAAAAGATGAATATGGAGTAGAAACTTCGCTTACCCCTCTTTCTTACAGCTGCAGCGCTTGGATCATTGGAGATATAAAAACTTATGTAAAACCTACAAATGCTCTTCTTGTAAAAGATAGACAAGGACGAGATATGGCTCTATTTAATAGTCAATGGGAAAAACAGTACAGCATCAAGCAAAACCCCAACCACCAACTCATCGACTTCCTAGCCTAA